The following are encoded in a window of Pontiella desulfatans genomic DNA:
- a CDS encoding nuclear transport factor 2 family protein: protein MKKIINTTLLLACTFILFPFVEDAEAGRLRELHQLRQDRLEIGRGMLEVQNVDWTTLLQYYAEDIEYHDSIVDVYGIDMLTQFLGRLYGSSPDLVTTIEDETLAGDVYSATWTMVGSFNGVPYEAKGISIIKFRRWTKEVYYWRDYYSEGDIMSNIPGFDQAILGFRTYYRCAVDPTFDCPIELATTDSQPEMHPLADASAPKKYSRNFRSFLKLRRDRLSIGRELVEINAANWQSLLPYYADDYEYHDPIVDIYGFDTLVPFFARLFASSPDLVTTVEDEMLIGDIYTATWTMVGQFNGVPYSAKGMSILKFSDWSTQTYYSRDYYSESDVMATIPGLDQAVEGFRVSYRCVVDPAFDCPLPPPATNEAAGQ, encoded by the coding sequence ATGAAAAAAATCATCAACACAACTTTATTGCTTGCTTGCACGTTCATACTCTTTCCTTTTGTTGAGGATGCGGAGGCAGGCAGGTTGCGTGAACTGCACCAACTCCGCCAGGATCGACTAGAGATCGGGCGCGGCATGCTCGAGGTGCAGAATGTCGATTGGACTACGCTTTTGCAATATTACGCTGAAGATATCGAGTATCATGATTCGATCGTCGATGTCTACGGTATCGACATGCTGACGCAGTTCCTCGGACGGCTCTACGGCAGTTCGCCAGACCTTGTCACGACGATTGAGGACGAAACTCTGGCGGGCGACGTGTATTCGGCAACCTGGACGATGGTCGGCTCCTTCAACGGCGTGCCCTATGAAGCTAAAGGTATTTCAATTATCAAATTCCGGCGCTGGACCAAGGAGGTTTACTACTGGAGAGACTACTACTCCGAAGGCGACATTATGTCCAATATCCCGGGATTCGATCAAGCGATCCTGGGGTTCCGTACCTACTATCGGTGCGCCGTCGATCCAACCTTCGACTGCCCCATCGAACTGGCCACTACCGACTCCCAGCCCGAAATGCATCCGCTAGCCGATGCATCGGCGCCGAAGAAATACAGCCGCAATTTCCGCTCCTTTCTCAAGTTGCGCCGGGACCGTCTAAGTATCGGCCGCGAGCTTGTCGAGATCAACGCCGCAAATTGGCAATCGTTGCTCCCGTACTATGCCGACGATTACGAGTATCATGACCCGATCGTCGATATTTATGGCTTCGACACGCTGGTGCCCTTCTTCGCGCGACTCTTTGCCAGTTCGCCCGATCTGGTCACCACGGTCGAGGACGAAATGCTGATCGGCGACATCTACACGGCGACGTGGACGATGGTCGGACAATTCAATGGCGTACCTTACAGTGCCAAGGGTATGTCGATTCTCAAGTTCAGTGACTGGAGCACACAGACGTACTACTCGCGGGACTATTACAGCGAGTCCGACGTCATGGCAACCATCCCCGGGCTCGACCAAGCGGTGGAAGGGTTCAGAGTATCCTACAGGTGTGTTGTGGATCCGGCCTTTGACTGTCCTCTCCCGCCGCCCGCAACAAACGAAGCTGCTGGCCAGTAG
- a CDS encoding Hsp33 family molecular chaperone HslO encodes MNDLLYKGHFKGLDIAFTYAVTTQAVNESIVRHNCDPAAAHILGRATTGALLAAAILPEGQRLNACWKYQGALKTIVADAGRDGSVRSLISPTQLGDLSDAHDGLYGEMGDLQVVVSTDGKIANSGTTPVSLHDAVGDLAYHYCISDQVETGMSVMIGFQPDPAAPVKLCQGWMIQALPGTDLERFDRIRHHMDDRGFRELLGHDSASEHYFEQIAQALIGDEKGYEGIQVESCPAPKFACTCSKQKMTAVLRSIPIPDRMTIVKRKEPVGISCQFCNERYEMSIEECIVAWNQKPE; translated from the coding sequence ATGAACGATTTACTTTATAAAGGCCATTTCAAGGGACTCGACATTGCCTTCACCTATGCGGTGACGACGCAGGCGGTGAACGAGTCCATCGTGCGGCACAACTGCGACCCCGCGGCGGCCCATATCCTCGGGCGCGCCACCACCGGCGCGCTGCTGGCGGCGGCCATCCTGCCGGAGGGGCAGCGGCTCAATGCATGCTGGAAATACCAGGGCGCGCTCAAGACCATCGTGGCCGATGCCGGGCGGGACGGCTCCGTCCGTTCCTTGATTTCGCCGACCCAACTGGGCGATTTAAGCGATGCCCACGACGGGCTCTATGGCGAGATGGGCGACCTCCAGGTGGTGGTCTCAACGGATGGGAAAATCGCCAACTCGGGCACGACGCCGGTTTCGCTGCACGATGCCGTGGGCGATCTCGCCTACCACTATTGCATCTCCGACCAGGTGGAAACCGGCATGAGCGTGATGATCGGCTTCCAGCCGGATCCCGCCGCTCCCGTCAAGCTCTGCCAGGGCTGGATGATCCAGGCGTTGCCGGGCACCGACCTGGAGCGGTTCGACCGCATTCGCCACCACATGGACGACCGCGGATTCCGCGAGCTGCTCGGGCACGATAGCGCATCGGAACACTATTTCGAGCAGATTGCCCAGGCGCTGATCGGTGATGAAAAGGGATATGAAGGCATCCAGGTTGAATCCTGCCCCGCACCCAAGTTTGCATGCACCTGCAGCAAGCAAAAGATGACGGCCGTGCTGCGAAGCATCCCGATCCCCGACCGTATGACGATCGTCAAGCGCAAGGAGCCCGTCGGCATCAGCTGCCAGTTCTGCAACGAGCGCTACGAAATGAGCATCGAAGAATGCATCGTCGCCTGGAACCAGAAACCGGAATAA